The following proteins come from a genomic window of Gimesia chilikensis:
- the menC gene encoding o-succinylbenzoate synthase, translating into MKIDRIELYHVAMPLIYPWRTAYGEDAAIHSVLCRMTSGSVDGWGESTPLAAPCYSPEWAGGVFHTVSEWLAPAVVGQSFDSGSALQDAISLYKGNSFAKAALDNAWWSLHSRISGTPLHIALGATRDEVPVGADFGVMDHLDDLIEAVGGAVSEQFPRIKLKFRPGWDIPMLQAIRTAFPDEVFHIDCNSGYRLSDLPLFQAIEEFDLAMIEQPLQHDDLTDHVRLQEQIKTPVCLDESITHPYRAQQAVNLKSCQYVNVKPGRVGGLTNAVKIHDLCQTAGIPCWVGGMLESATGASHCTALAMLDNFTYPADIFPSEKYYREDMAQEPLRLVNLEGGIPGVKAFDELPDPDMNRLQALTLQHKVIET; encoded by the coding sequence ATGAAAATAGACCGGATTGAACTTTACCATGTGGCGATGCCACTGATTTATCCCTGGCGTACCGCTTACGGCGAAGACGCAGCCATTCATTCCGTGTTATGCCGGATGACCAGTGGTTCTGTTGATGGCTGGGGGGAAAGCACACCTCTGGCTGCCCCCTGCTACAGTCCGGAATGGGCGGGGGGTGTATTTCATACTGTCTCAGAATGGCTGGCACCAGCAGTCGTTGGACAAAGTTTTGACAGCGGTTCCGCGCTGCAGGATGCCATCTCGCTGTATAAGGGGAATTCATTTGCCAAGGCGGCTCTGGACAATGCCTGGTGGAGTCTGCACAGTCGTATCAGCGGAACGCCCCTGCACATTGCTTTGGGAGCAACACGCGATGAGGTACCTGTGGGAGCAGACTTCGGAGTGATGGATCATCTGGATGATCTGATTGAAGCCGTTGGGGGAGCCGTCTCAGAACAGTTTCCTCGGATTAAGCTGAAGTTCCGTCCCGGCTGGGATATCCCCATGCTTCAGGCAATTCGGACGGCTTTTCCAGATGAGGTATTTCATATTGACTGTAACAGCGGTTATCGCCTGAGCGATCTCCCACTATTTCAGGCAATCGAAGAATTCGATCTGGCAATGATTGAGCAACCTCTGCAACACGATGACCTGACGGACCATGTTCGACTGCAGGAACAAATTAAAACGCCGGTTTGTCTGGATGAGAGTATTACGCATCCCTATCGTGCACAGCAGGCAGTCAATTTGAAGAGTTGTCAATATGTCAACGTCAAGCCGGGCCGTGTGGGCGGCCTGACAAACGCCGTCAAGATTCATGATCTCTGTCAGACTGCGGGAATCCCCTGCTGGGTCGGGGGGATGCTGGAGAGCGCAACAGGAGCCTCGCATTGTACTGCTCTGGCGATGCTGGATAACTTCACCTATCCCGCTGATATTTTCCCCAGCGAGAAATATTATCGAGAAGATATGGCCCAGGAGCCTCTGAGACTCGTCAATCTTGAAGGAGGAATCCCGGGAGTGAAAGCGTTTGATGAATTGCCAGACCCGGATATGAATCGCCTGCAGGCACTCACACTCCAACACAAAGTAATTGAAACTTGA
- a CDS encoding RNA polymerase sigma factor — protein MSRTSRNNSEELTRLVDEYYQLLYRYAFRLSGDRADAEDLTQQTYLIAQKKLSQLRDARSARSWLCTILRNLFLKKVTRKAEPVSLGSSPDVASDPAEIPELTSEELQTALDELPEDFRLPLLMFYFEEQSYKEISNELSIPLGTVMSRLARARAFLQERFASLREDISPIHS, from the coding sequence ATGTCACGGACCAGTCGTAACAATTCGGAAGAACTGACACGATTAGTTGATGAGTATTATCAGCTGCTGTATCGCTATGCTTTTCGCCTTTCGGGCGACAGAGCTGATGCAGAAGATCTGACTCAGCAAACTTATTTGATCGCACAGAAGAAACTGTCCCAGTTACGCGATGCAAGGTCTGCCCGTTCCTGGTTGTGTACGATTTTGCGAAATTTGTTTCTGAAAAAAGTCACACGGAAAGCCGAGCCTGTTTCACTGGGATCCAGTCCTGATGTTGCCTCTGATCCTGCAGAGATACCGGAACTGACCTCAGAAGAACTTCAGACTGCACTGGACGAATTACCCGAGGATTTTCGACTCCCCTTATTAATGTTTTATTTTGAAGAACAATCCTACAAAGAAATTTCGAATGAGTTGTCTATCCCGCTGGGAACCGTGATGAGTCGGCTGGCACGTGCCAGGGCTTTTCTGCAGGAACGGTTTGCTTCGCTCCGGGAAGATATAAGTCCGATTCATTCATAA